The following proteins are co-located in the Salvelinus fontinalis isolate EN_2023a chromosome 41, ASM2944872v1, whole genome shotgun sequence genome:
- the LOC129840538 gene encoding growth/differentiation factor 8-like — MQFMLYLTLLGVLGTTMGMNETTRRQANVTTEEGEVQQCSSCEFREQSRQMRLHNIRSQILSILRLEQAPNISREMIRQLLPKAPPLTQLIDQYEHRVEDEERATTETIITMAKLGPMSQQDGIPSCCFFNLSPKIRPNNILHAQLWVHLRPADTVTTVFLQISRIKATTEGNSRIRILSLKIDVASGASSWQSVDINQLLKTWLRQPVTHYGLEIKAYDSKGQDLAVTVAELGEEGLQPFVEVKILENLKRSRRASGLDCDEESSETRCCRYPLTVDFEAFGWDWIIAPKRYKANYCSGECEYMHLQKYPHTHLVNKANPRGTTGPCCTPTKMSPINMLYFNRMEQIIYGKIPSMVVDHCGCS; from the exons ATGCAATTTATGCTTTACCTGACACTCTTAGGTGTACTTGGCACCACCATGGGGATGAATGAAACCACGAGGCGCCAAGCCAACGTAACAACAGAAGAGGGAGAAGTACAGCAATGCTCAAGCTGCGAGTtcagagaacagagcagacaaATGAGACTCCACAACATCCGATCCCAAATTCTCAGCATTCTGAGGCTCGAGCAGGCTCCAAACATCAGCCGAGAAATGATCAGGCAGCTCTTACCGAAAGCGCCTCCCTTGACACAACTTATAGACCAGTATGAGCATCGTGTGGAGGATGAGGAGCGTGCCACCACTGAAACGATCATAACCATGGCAAAAC TTGGACCAATGTCACAACAAGACGGAATACCATCTTGTTGTTTCTTCAATCTCAGTCCGAAGATTCGACCTAACAACATTTTACATGCACAACTTTGGGTGCACCTGCGACCAGCCGACACAGTCACAACTGTCTTCTTGCAAATCTCCCGCATAAAAGCAACCACTGAGGGAAACTCGCGCATAAGGATCCTCTCCCTGAAGATCGATGTGGCTTCTGGTGCAAGCTCTTGGCAAAGTGTAGACATCAATCAATTACTCAAAACCTGGCTTCGTCAGCCAGTAACTCATTATGGTCTCGAGATCAAAGCTTATGATTCGAAAGGGCAGGACTTGGCTGTCACGGTAGCGGAGCTGGGAGAAGAGGGACTG CAACCCTTCGTGGAGGTGAAGATATTGGAGAACCTAAAACGTTCCCGGAGGGCCTCAGGCCTGGACTGTGATGAAGAGTCCTCAGAGACACGGTGCTGCCGCTACCCCCTCACCGTTGACTTTGAGGCCTTTGGGTGGGACTGGATCATTGCCCCCAAACGCTACAAGGCCAACTACTGTTCTGGAGAGTGTGAGTACATGCACCTCCAGAAGTACCCCCACACTCACCTGGTGAACAAGGCTAACCCCCGGGGTACGACAGGGCCCTGTTGTACTCCAACTAAGATGTCCCCCATCAACATGCTCTACTTCAACCGCATGGAGCAGATCATTTATGGGAAGATACCATCTATGGTGGTGGACCACTGTGGCTGCtcctga